Below is a genomic region from Halobacterium sp. CBA1132.
TCACGACGACGCGAACACGACGCGGCCGCCGCCCTGTACGAGCCCCCCGACGACGCCAGCGAAGTCGAGCGCCTCCGCCACGAGCGTGACTTCTGGAAACATCTCTTCGAGGACCTCACGGACCGGTTCCCCGAGCCGGCGCTGGTCGTCGACGACGGCGGCCGGGTCGCCCACTGGAACCGCGAACAGGAGGACATCCAGAACACGCCCGCCGAGGACGTACTCGGGGAGGTCGCCCACGACGTCATCGGGACTGACGACGTCACGGACACGCTCGCGGAGGAGGTCGTCCGGACGGAGGAAATCGTCAACGAGGACCGGGTGCGCTCGGGGACGAACGACGACGGCAGCCAGTGGCACGTCAGCGCCGCTGCCCTCCCGCTCTACGACCCCGACGGCGATGTCGTCGGCTCCTTCGAGATGGTCTCGCGGGTGACCGACCTCGTGGAGCAGCGCCGCGCCGTCGAGGACGCAAAAGAGCAGATTACCTCGGAAGTGGACTCGACCGTGGAGGAACTGCTGGACTCCTCGGAGACGGTCGCAGAGAACAGCCAGTTCATCGAGGAGACCGCCCGCGAGCAGGTGGAGTCGCTGGCGGAGGTGCGCAACGAGGTGGAGTCGCTGTCCGCGACCGTCGAGGAAATCGCCTCCCAGACGGACGAGGTGGACGACCGCGCGTCGAACGTCGCGGAGAACGCGGCGGCGTCCGTGGACGCCACGGACGAAGCGCAAGCGCTCCTCGACGACGTCGAGGACGCCGCGGCGGACCTCGACGAGACGGCCGTCGAACTGGACTCGCAGGTCGAGGAGATCGAGTCCGTCGTCGACGTCATCAGCGACATCGTCTCCCAGATCAATCTCCTCGCGCTGAACGCGAACATCGAGGCCGCGCGCACGGACGGGAACAACGACGGGTTCGCGGTCGTCGCGGACGAAATCAAGGAGCTAGCCGACCAGTCGAAGGCCGAGGTGGACGCCATCGAGTCCACCATCGAGCGCGTGACCGACATCGTCGACGAGACCACTGAGGGCGTCGAGCGCACGACGGAGGGCATCGAGGCGACCGTCGAGCGCGTGGAGACGATTCGGGAGCGACAGAGCGAGATTCACGCCGCCGCCGAGGAGACCTCCACGGGGATGGCCGAAATCGCGGAGGCGACCGACGAGCAGGCGGTCAGCGCCGAGGAAGTGACGACGATGCTCAACGACGCGCTGGAGAGTCTCGGCGACGTCGTCGACGAAATCGGCGAACTCGCCGACGAGAACGACGAGCAGAACGCGCTGGCGCGCAGCGTCCGCGAACGCGTCCACGAGGTCGAGGCGGAACTGGACGCGTCCGTCGGGGACTAGAAGAAACTCCCCGTTCTGGTGAGTTCGGCGTCGCCGGCGACGTCCTCGCGGAAGTGTTCGGCGAGCGCTTCGACGCTCCAGCCGCCCGGCTGAACGCCCACGCGGTCGAGCGTGGGTTCCGAGAAGACGCCGACGCGGTCGCCGCCCGCGTACAGCGTACAGCCGGTGACGTCGTCGGCGTGCTCGCTGACGAGGAAGGCGGCGAAGGCGGCGACGCGCTCGGGCGGCATCTCCTCGCGCGTGTACGGTCGGTGTTCCTCTGGTACGGTTTCGGTCATCCGGGTGTAGCCGTTCGGCGCGAGCGCGTTCACGCGGACGCCGTGGCGGTGCATCTCCGAGGAGACGCTGCGCACCATCCCGAGAACCCCGGCCTTCGAGGCGGCGTAGTTCACCTGCCCGACGTTGCCGCGCGCGGAGCGCGCGCTCGCCGCGAGGTACGACCGCTGGCGGTCGAAGCCGCCCTCGCCCGCGGCGTCCCGCCAGTGCTTGCAGGCGGCCTGCAGGAGCGTGAACTGGCCCGTGAGGTTCGTCTGAACGACTTCGCGCCAGTCGTCGGGGTCGAGCTTGTAGCTGATGTCGTCCCGGAGGATGCCCGCGAAGTTCAGCACCGCGTCGACGCGGCCGTGTTCGGCGGCGGTGTCCGCAACGAGTTCGTCGGCGTACGAGAAGTCCGTGAGGTCGCCGGCGTGCGCGGTGGCGTCGCCGCCGTTCTCGCGGACGGATTCGGCGACTCGCTCGGCCACCTCGGGGTCGCTGCCTTCCCCGTGGACGGACGTGCCGAGGTCGTTGACGACGACTGTCGCGCCCTTCTCGGCGAGCGAGCGCGCCGTCGCTTCGCCGAGGCCGTTCCCGCCGCCACCGACGATGCAGACGTAGTCATCGAGGGCGCTCATCGCCGTCCCTCCGCGAGTTTCGCATCGGACGCTGCGGGCTGTCGTGTTCGGGCAGCGAAACTACCATGGGAGTGGCTGTCGTGCATACTCGTATGTTCGGCGACCCGCCATGCAAATCTTCCGGAGCGCCCCTCACCGCATCAGTAGTTAACTAAAACCCCTATATCAGAAAACAGAGTAACCGTTAGTTTAAATAAGCGCCTTAACTTCTATGTGCACGATGGGAGTAAGTGACATACAGAACGTGACCGTGCTCGGCGCGGGGAGCATGGGCCACGGCATCGCCGAAATCGCAGCCATCGCCGGCTACGACGTCGTGCTGCGCGACATCGAGCGCGACTACGTCGACGACGGCCTCGAACAGATCGAGTGGAGCCTCGGCAAACTCGAAGAGAAGGGCCGCATCGAGGAGTCCGCCGACGACGTGAACGCGCGCATCGAGGGCGAAGTCGACTTAGAGACCGCCACCGAGAACGCGGACCTCGTCGTCGAGGCGATTCCCGAAGACCTCGACCTCAAGAAGGACACCTTCGCGGAGGTCGACGAGTACGCGCCCGAAGACGCGATTTTCGCGTCGAACACCTCGGGGCTGAGCATCACCGCAATCGGCGCGGCGACCGACCGACCCGAACAGGTCGTCGGCGCGCACTTCTTCAACCCGCCCGTGAAGATGGACCTCGTGGAGGTCGTTCACGGCGAACTGACCAGCGAGGAGACCTTAGACGCCATCCACGGGTTCGTCGACGACCTCGACAAGCGCGCTATCGACGTCAAGCGCGACGTCCACGGCTTCATCGTGAACAACGTCATGCTGCCGTTCATCGAGGAGGCCGCGTGGATGCTCTCGGGCGACGAGACGACGATTCAGCAGGCCGACGCCGCGATGGTCTACCAGCGCGGCTACCCGATGGGGCCGTTCGAACTCGCGGACTACACGGGCATCGACATCGCCTACCACTTCCGCGAGGATACGGACCTCGACTCCCCGCCCGCCATCGCCGAGAAGGTCGAGGCCGAGGACCTCGGCAAGAAGACCGGGCAGGGCTTCTACGACTGGGAGAGCGAAGGGCCGAACTACGAACCCGGTGACGGCGAGGGCTTCGACTGGCTACGCGTGGAAGCGCGGATGGTCAACGAGGCCGCGAAGCTCGTCGGCGGCGACGTCGCCACCCCGGACGACGTGGACCTCGGCAGCCGCCTCGGCGCGCGCTTCCCCGAGGGCGTCTGTCGACTCGGCGACCAACTCGGCCTCGACAAGGTTCTCGACAAACTCCGAACGCTCCACGAGGAGACTGGCTCCGAGCGGTTCGCGCCCGACGACTACCTCGTCGAGCTGGTCGAGAGCGGTCACACGGGCGTCGACGCCGGCCGCGGGTTCCACGACTACGGCGGCGACGGCCCCTACCAGTACATCAACAAGGGCCTCACCGAGCGCGGCGTCCTCGAAATCGAGTTCGACCGCCCGGAGCGCCTGAACGCGTTCTCCGAGACGATGTTCGGCGAGGTCAAGGAAGCCCTCGACAACGCCGACGTCGAGGACGTGTCCTGCGTCGTCTTCTCCGGCGCGGGGCAGGCGTTCAGCTCCGGCGCGGACATCACGGGCTTCATGGCCGCCGAACCGACCGAACTGATGGATGTCGACGAGACGATTCAGGCCATCGACGAGTTCGAGCGCCCGACGCTCGCGGCTATCGACGGCTTCTGTCTGGGCGCGGGCTTCGAAATTGCGCTCGCGTGCGACCTCCGCATCGCGACCGAGGACTCCTCGCTGGGCGCGCCCGAAATCAACCTCGGGCTCATCCCCGGCGGCGGCGGCACGCAGCGGCTCACTCGCATCGTCGGCGAGGGCCGCGCGAAGGAGCTCGTCTTCCGCGGCGAGCAGATTTCCGCCGAGCGCGCCGCCGACTGGGGCCTCCTCAACCGCGCAGTCTCCGAGGCGGAGTTCGACGAGACCGTCGAGGAGTTCGTCGGTGACCTCGCGAACGGCCCGAAGACCGCGCTGAAGGTCGCCAAGCGCGTCATCGACGACGGACAGGACGCCAGTCTGCAGGCGGGCCTCGACTCCGAGAGTCAGGCGTTCGGCCTGCTGACGACCACCGACGACATGGTAGAGGGCGTGACCGCGTTCAGAGACGACCGCGAACCGGAGTTCGAATAATGCCCCGGAACGCTGCAATCGTCGGCGGCGGCCACGCGGACTGGGGCGAGCGCGAGGCGACGTGGAAGGACCTCGCGCAGGAAGCCGGCAAGGCCACTTTCGACGACGTGGACGGCCTCGGCCCGGACGACGTGGAGGGCTTGTTCGTCGGCGCCGTTCAGCCCGAGCGGTTCGCGTTCCAGAGTCACGTCGCGCCGCTGGCGGCGGAACTGCTGGGCGTCAACGCCTCGAAGATGATCGCGCGGACGGAGTTGGCGTGCGCGAGCGGGCAGGCCGCGCTGCGGTACGCGTGGCTCGCCATCGCCGCCGGCCAAATCGACACGGCGCTCGTGCTCGGCGTCGAGAAGATGAACCTCGGGGACGGCTACATGGAGGAGATGCAGTCGAGCATGACGAACGTGCTCGACCGCGAGTTCGACGGCGTGAACGGCCTGAACGCGCCGTCCTTTTTCTCGATGTACGCCCAGCGCCACATGCACGAGTACGACACGACCCGCGAGCAGCTCGCGAAGGTGAGCGCGAAGAACAAGAACCACGCCGCGAACAATCCCTACGCGCAGTTCCAGAAAGAGGTCGACGTCGACGACGTGCTGGACTCGTTCCCGGTCGCGCCGCCGCTGTGCCTGTTGGACTGCAGCGGCATCACGGACGGCGCCGCCGGCCTCCTGCTCGTCAGCGAGGAGAAGGCCCGCGAACTCACGGACACCGCGGCCTACGTCACGGGCAGCGGGCAGTCCTGCATGGCGAGCAACTCCATCAACAACCTCCCGTCGATGTCGGCGTGGCCGCAGGCCACGCAGGCCGCGGAGGAGGCCTACGAGCAGGCGGGCATCGACGACCCGGTCAAAGAGTTGGACGTCGCGGAGGTCCACGACTGCTTCTCCATCAGCGAGATCATCGAGTACGAGGATCTCGGCTGGGTACAGAAGGGCGAGGGCGGCCAGTTCATCGAGGACGGCCGCAGCGAACTCGACGGCGACATCGCCGTCAATCCGCGCGGCGGCCTGCTCGGCTGCGGGCACCCGCTGGGCGCCACGGGCGTCTCGCAGGCGCTGGAAGTGTACAAGCAGTTCAACGGCGAAGTGGAGTCCGCCCGGCAGGTGCCGGACAGCCCGGAGACCGGACTCATCCACAACCTCAGCGGGAGCGGCTCCGTGCACAGCGTGATGACGCTCGCGAGGGACCCACAATGACAGACACAGATTCCGACGGCGAGCCGCCGCGGCGAACCGTCTCGATTCCGGACCGCATCGAGTTGCCGCGCCTGCTGGACTTCTACGACCTGCAGGACGCCGAGCACACGCGCATTCACGAGTTCTACGACCGCCTCAGTGAGGGCGACTTCTCGACGACGCAGTGCAACGGCTGCGGGGAACTGCACTTCCCGCCGCGAGTCGTCTGCCCCGAGTGCACGAGCGACGACCTCGAGTACGTCTCGCTGCCCCACGAGGGGACGCTGTTCTCGTTCTCCACCGTGCGGGGGAGTCCGCTCGGGATGGACACGCCGTTCGTCACGGGCGTCGTGGAACTGGACGGCGTCGACGTTCGGCTCTCGGCGCGCATCGAGGACGCGGAGTACGAGGACCTCTCCATCGGCGACCCGGTGTCGCTGGTCGTCGTGGACATCGAGGACAGTCTGGACCAGCAACGGGTATTTTACCGGTTCGAACAACAGGGTGAGACAGCATGACAATGGACTACGAGCTGACGATTACGACGTTTCTGGAGCGCGCCCGCGATCTCTTCGCTCACAAGGAGATCGTAACCGCGCTCCCGGACGGAAGCACGCACCGCTACACGTACGGCGACGCCTACGAGCGCATCAGCCAACTGGCGCACGCCTTAGACGACTACGGGATGGAGCCCGGCGACCGCTCGGGCGTGATGGCGCTCAACCACTTCCGGCACTACGAACTCTACTTCGGGCCGTCGTGCAGCGAGCGCTCCATCCACATGGTGAACCACCGGCTGCCCGAGCACCACCTCGTGGAGATTATCAACGAGGCCGAGGACCGGCTGCTGTTCCTCGACCCACAGTTCGTCGACACCATCGAACCCATCGCCGACGAACTCGACACCATCGAGCAGTACGTCGTGCTCGGCGACGAGGACGACATCCCGGAGACGAGCCTCGACCCCGTCACGGACTACGAGTCGTTCATCGCGGGCTACGACACCGACTACGACTGGCCGGACATCGACGAGGAGACCGAGAGCGCGCTCTGTTACACCTCGGGGACGACGGGGCTGCCGAAGGGCGTTCAGTACACCCACCGCGGGCAGTTCCTCCACACGATGATGCACAGCCACGCCGACGTGTTCGGCGTCAGCGAGTCCGACGTGGTGATGCCCGTCGTGCCGATGTTCCACGTCAACGGCTGGGGGTTCCCGTACACGACGACGTTCACGGGCGCGAAGATCGTGCTGCCGAACCAGCACACCGACCCGGACGACCTCCTCCCGATGATAGACGACGAGGATGTCACGATTGCGGCGGCCGTCCCGACGGTGTGGATGGAGGTCGACCGCATCATCGAGGAGTCCGACGAACTCGGGCCCGAGATTCTGGAGACGCTCCAGGACGTCCTCATCGGCGGGAGTTCCCCGCCGGAGTC
It encodes:
- a CDS encoding Zn-ribbon domain-containing OB-fold protein, whose amino-acid sequence is MTDTDSDGEPPRRTVSIPDRIELPRLLDFYDLQDAEHTRIHEFYDRLSEGDFSTTQCNGCGELHFPPRVVCPECTSDDLEYVSLPHEGTLFSFSTVRGSPLGMDTPFVTGVVELDGVDVRLSARIEDAEYEDLSIGDPVSLVVVDIEDSLDQQRVFYRFEQQGETA
- a CDS encoding methyl-accepting chemotaxis protein, which produces MASRRREHDAAAALYEPPDDASEVERLRHERDFWKHLFEDLTDRFPEPALVVDDGGRVAHWNREQEDIQNTPAEDVLGEVAHDVIGTDDVTDTLAEEVVRTEEIVNEDRVRSGTNDDGSQWHVSAAALPLYDPDGDVVGSFEMVSRVTDLVEQRRAVEDAKEQITSEVDSTVEELLDSSETVAENSQFIEETAREQVESLAEVRNEVESLSATVEEIASQTDEVDDRASNVAENAAASVDATDEAQALLDDVEDAAADLDETAVELDSQVEEIESVVDVISDIVSQINLLALNANIEAARTDGNNDGFAVVADEIKELADQSKAEVDAIESTIERVTDIVDETTEGVERTTEGIEATVERVETIRERQSEIHAAAEETSTGMAEIAEATDEQAVSAEEVTTMLNDALESLGDVVDEIGELADENDEQNALARSVRERVHEVEAELDASVGD
- a CDS encoding SDR family NAD(P)-dependent oxidoreductase → MSALDDYVCIVGGGGNGLGEATARSLAEKGATVVVNDLGTSVHGEGSDPEVAERVAESVRENGGDATAHAGDLTDFSYADELVADTAAEHGRVDAVLNFAGILRDDISYKLDPDDWREVVQTNLTGQFTLLQAACKHWRDAAGEGGFDRQRSYLAASARSARGNVGQVNYAASKAGVLGMVRSVSSEMHRHGVRVNALAPNGYTRMTETVPEEHRPYTREEMPPERVAAFAAFLVSEHADDVTGCTLYAGGDRVGVFSEPTLDRVGVQPGGWSVEALAEHFREDVAGDAELTRTGSFF
- a CDS encoding beta-ketoacyl synthase N-terminal-like domain-containing protein, which gives rise to MPRNAAIVGGGHADWGEREATWKDLAQEAGKATFDDVDGLGPDDVEGLFVGAVQPERFAFQSHVAPLAAELLGVNASKMIARTELACASGQAALRYAWLAIAAGQIDTALVLGVEKMNLGDGYMEEMQSSMTNVLDREFDGVNGLNAPSFFSMYAQRHMHEYDTTREQLAKVSAKNKNHAANNPYAQFQKEVDVDDVLDSFPVAPPLCLLDCSGITDGAAGLLLVSEEKARELTDTAAYVTGSGQSCMASNSINNLPSMSAWPQATQAAEEAYEQAGIDDPVKELDVAEVHDCFSISEIIEYEDLGWVQKGEGGQFIEDGRSELDGDIAVNPRGGLLGCGHPLGATGVSQALEVYKQFNGEVESARQVPDSPETGLIHNLSGSGSVHSVMTLARDPQ
- a CDS encoding long-chain fatty acid--CoA ligase yields the protein MDYELTITTFLERARDLFAHKEIVTALPDGSTHRYTYGDAYERISQLAHALDDYGMEPGDRSGVMALNHFRHYELYFGPSCSERSIHMVNHRLPEHHLVEIINEAEDRLLFLDPQFVDTIEPIADELDTIEQYVVLGDEDDIPETSLDPVTDYESFIAGYDTDYDWPDIDEETESALCYTSGTTGLPKGVQYTHRGQFLHTMMHSHADVFGVSESDVVMPVVPMFHVNGWGFPYTTTFTGAKIVLPNQHTDPDDLLPMIDDEDVTIAAAVPTVWMEVDRIIEESDELGPEILETLQDVLIGGSSPPESLIRKFDEVYEAPIGQGYGMTEASPHLANTLMTTEVRDLPEDEQDRLRMKAGVPAPGVKIRLRDEDGEPVPHDGETPGEVQARAPWLAGEYYERPDASEASWTDDGYFKSGDVATIDEYGYIDVVDRLDDVIKSGGEWISSIELENALIGHDGVTEASVIGVDHEKWQERPVAYVVVEDGVTVDDLRDHLLAEFPKWWLPDRFEFVDDVPKTSTGKFDKLALTEEFEERYGSLPVEE
- a CDS encoding 3-hydroxyacyl-CoA dehydrogenase/enoyl-CoA hydratase family protein, with translation MGVSDIQNVTVLGAGSMGHGIAEIAAIAGYDVVLRDIERDYVDDGLEQIEWSLGKLEEKGRIEESADDVNARIEGEVDLETATENADLVVEAIPEDLDLKKDTFAEVDEYAPEDAIFASNTSGLSITAIGAATDRPEQVVGAHFFNPPVKMDLVEVVHGELTSEETLDAIHGFVDDLDKRAIDVKRDVHGFIVNNVMLPFIEEAAWMLSGDETTIQQADAAMVYQRGYPMGPFELADYTGIDIAYHFREDTDLDSPPAIAEKVEAEDLGKKTGQGFYDWESEGPNYEPGDGEGFDWLRVEARMVNEAAKLVGGDVATPDDVDLGSRLGARFPEGVCRLGDQLGLDKVLDKLRTLHEETGSERFAPDDYLVELVESGHTGVDAGRGFHDYGGDGPYQYINKGLTERGVLEIEFDRPERLNAFSETMFGEVKEALDNADVEDVSCVVFSGAGQAFSSGADITGFMAAEPTELMDVDETIQAIDEFERPTLAAIDGFCLGAGFEIALACDLRIATEDSSLGAPEINLGLIPGGGGTQRLTRIVGEGRAKELVFRGEQISAERAADWGLLNRAVSEAEFDETVEEFVGDLANGPKTALKVAKRVIDDGQDASLQAGLDSESQAFGLLTTTDDMVEGVTAFRDDREPEFE